A single genomic interval of Oscillatoria salina IIICB1 harbors:
- a CDS encoding helicase-related protein → MLAESLGRLFEVGFNIGILANIEQNEYPHNYKNLYRRELEQLKLPEIAKRIVADHFLISTENIQIVEKWSQYFIQKGYLSGWNFFGEYINSTGWSDRQLKKLEIVYYQCSFAGDNSFGTGSADTKQELRKCLSQFGDLKNIDKYISPYTKKGGFLKADTLILIRCRKKYRILCVDLSVFSIRSAEDIEPLDNLEVLRRMLMKKISYLRSKSVFSELRIDTGTTTDIGLEFSQDLQRYLTAFKRKDKETAKLIQAGSYAYSFYNFLLRTNILSQENDVVFNVVGYSDRALNSLSLRPENLDFLATCSHIYRNEDKAQDIKNARTQVIKLIERNAAKSFQNGKKFVEELSTKPLNSRDEEITKINHTEKIENFVNSVSILPSELATKLNLDSGLNLRDAHAKLIDKALVSDDTYLFLTGNPGIGKTTAIANFLRLHLDEGFLFVYISPRNQVNFDLLAKFQSSNTNKLCDDRLFCLNTNSIILKENNNQPTVQYHSNLHQDNFTAKTIRFINANQHQKAYITSKRLKRITADKFSDAGERTAGVLSSLSQGIYTLIDKQISNQIVATVSIQSLRITPHGKNTIEHLDRIFSGVYNDRDKRVIPQRMCKIFQRIKHVFFMIDEITGDDSGANFLKGISSFFSRFELANYGFNPKIIVADASIVDPEVINQHLAEASPEADKIYFRLAKTTAVTLAVQHFQFNRLGARVINANSYPATSLSLTYKIFVECCQYNENNWKENNNLVKTVQGNINQDINKFLSQADSSQVLVYIQDKRRLEELIKKLRQQHEQFVKNEDYLEIHANLSEAAKQQIQQYKNQVKVVFMTSSASRGLSFPKAKHILVEIPRFQIERNLMEVIQVIYRARGEFWVEPELTTKKTLDTEAKEIIFYLSDRAVYCPEDSENNLENNCQERQLLIQESTLNLLNILLVLKASIMTRISGAGRLGRKNYTIIPIGGKSVSAAGNTFSGQMTNLIRELKNEHHRKPDNVVLQHIYTSLQALLSKAEFVLRDAGNSDNNKKISYLQLQEKFNQNFAELSSSLDRLLDLGNIAIGHLTGELLVVPIAEKILEETYAISLEEQIRKYATDELIKKMFAVSKSSEYPDNLRTAMQGSALELVKLLKSELERSQWFEIDSQNLDQYYALPLFTFISGETLKAYFASKPEEEESTEFRSLLSRYVHSLYPAYNTLPIGRSYEEFPFLIFRSYSLAQMRSKIFSDRYLLSSSELNVINLILAKN, encoded by the coding sequence ATGCTTGCTGAATCATTGGGGCGTTTATTTGAAGTTGGTTTTAATATTGGGATTTTAGCTAATATCGAACAAAATGAGTATCCGCACAATTATAAGAATTTATATCGCCGAGAATTAGAGCAACTAAAATTACCAGAAATTGCCAAACGTATTGTTGCAGATCATTTTTTGATTAGTACCGAAAATATTCAAATTGTGGAAAAATGGAGTCAATATTTTATCCAGAAAGGTTATCTCTCTGGATGGAACTTTTTTGGTGAGTATATTAACTCAACTGGATGGAGCGATCGCCAACTTAAAAAGCTAGAAATTGTTTATTATCAATGTAGCTTTGCGGGAGATAATAGTTTCGGGACTGGTTCCGCAGATACTAAACAAGAATTAAGAAAATGTTTGTCTCAGTTTGGCGATTTGAAAAACATTGATAAGTATATTTCTCCCTACACAAAAAAAGGGGGATTTCTTAAAGCAGATACTTTAATATTAATTCGTTGCCGGAAAAAATATCGTATTTTGTGCGTAGATTTATCAGTTTTTTCAATTCGATCGGCAGAAGATATAGAACCTTTGGATAATCTTGAAGTTTTGCGGCGGATGCTAATGAAAAAAATCAGTTATTTACGCTCAAAAAGTGTTTTTTCTGAACTCCGAATTGACACTGGTACAACAACAGATATTGGCTTAGAATTTTCTCAAGATTTGCAACGATATCTGACTGCATTTAAGCGTAAAGATAAAGAAACTGCCAAATTAATTCAAGCTGGAAGTTATGCTTATAGTTTTTATAATTTTCTGCTCAGAACTAACATTTTAAGTCAGGAAAATGATGTAGTATTTAACGTGGTTGGTTATAGCGATCGCGCTTTGAATTCCCTCTCTCTACGTCCGGAAAATCTCGACTTTTTGGCGACTTGTTCGCACATTTACCGCAATGAAGATAAAGCACAAGATATAAAAAATGCTCGTACTCAAGTTATCAAGTTAATTGAGCGTAATGCGGCTAAAAGTTTTCAAAATGGAAAGAAATTTGTTGAGGAATTATCGACTAAACCTCTTAACAGTAGAGATGAGGAAATAACTAAAATTAATCACACGGAAAAGATCGAAAATTTTGTTAATTCTGTCAGTATTCTTCCTTCTGAATTAGCAACTAAACTAAATTTAGATTCGGGTTTAAATCTTAGGGATGCTCACGCAAAATTAATTGACAAAGCGCTTGTTTCTGACGACACTTATCTTTTTTTAACAGGTAATCCAGGAATTGGCAAAACTACTGCGATCGCTAATTTTCTCCGCTTACATTTAGACGAAGGTTTTCTCTTTGTTTATATCAGTCCCCGCAACCAAGTTAACTTCGATTTACTTGCCAAATTTCAATCTTCCAATACTAACAAATTGTGCGACGATCGCTTATTTTGTCTTAACACTAATTCAATTATTCTCAAAGAAAACAATAACCAGCCTACAGTACAATATCATTCTAATCTGCACCAAGATAATTTTACTGCGAAAACAATCCGTTTCATTAATGCTAATCAACACCAAAAAGCATATATTACAAGCAAGCGTTTAAAACGAATAACCGCCGATAAATTTAGCGACGCTGGCGAACGAACTGCTGGAGTTTTGTCAAGTCTTTCGCAAGGAATTTATACACTTATCGATAAGCAAATATCTAACCAAATTGTCGCTACAGTTTCTATCCAATCACTAAGAATAACTCCTCATGGTAAAAATACGATCGAACATTTAGATCGCATTTTTTCCGGAGTTTATAACGATCGCGATAAACGAGTAATTCCCCAGCGAATGTGCAAAATTTTTCAAAGAATCAAGCACGTTTTTTTCATGATTGACGAAATTACAGGCGACGATAGCGGGGCAAATTTTTTAAAAGGTATTAGCTCATTTTTTAGCCGATTTGAATTAGCTAATTACGGCTTTAATCCCAAAATAATTGTCGCTGATGCTTCTATTGTTGACCCGGAAGTAATTAACCAGCACCTCGCGGAAGCATCACCAGAAGCAGATAAAATCTATTTTCGACTAGCAAAAACTACTGCGGTTACTCTTGCAGTACAACATTTTCAATTTAACCGTCTTGGTGCGCGAGTTATTAATGCTAATTCTTATCCAGCAACTAGCTTATCTTTGACTTATAAAATCTTTGTTGAATGTTGTCAATATAACGAAAATAACTGGAAAGAAAACAACAATTTAGTTAAAACTGTTCAAGGAAATATTAATCAAGATATAAATAAATTTTTATCTCAAGCTGACTCGAGTCAAGTTTTAGTTTACATTCAAGATAAAAGAAGATTAGAAGAGTTAATTAAAAAGCTTCGCCAACAGCATGAACAATTTGTAAAAAATGAAGATTATTTAGAAATACACGCTAACCTTTCCGAAGCAGCGAAACAACAAATTCAGCAGTATAAAAATCAAGTAAAAGTAGTTTTCATGACTTCTTCAGCTAGTCGGGGATTATCCTTTCCTAAAGCTAAACATATCTTGGTTGAAATACCTCGTTTTCAGATTGAAAGAAATCTAATGGAGGTAATTCAAGTAATATATCGTGCGCGAGGAGAATTTTGGGTTGAACCTGAATTAACTACCAAGAAAACTTTAGACACAGAAGCCAAAGAAATAATTTTTTATTTATCAGATAGAGCAGTTTATTGTCCAGAAGATAGTGAAAATAATCTTGAAAACAACTGTCAAGAACGCCAATTGTTAATTCAAGAAAGCACTTTAAATTTATTGAATATTTTGCTGGTTTTGAAAGCTTCAATTATGACGAGAATAAGCGGTGCCGGGCGTTTGGGGAGAAAAAATTATACAATTATCCCAATTGGTGGTAAGTCTGTTTCGGCGGCGGGAAATACATTTTCTGGTCAAATGACTAATTTGATTAGAGAGTTGAAAAACGAGCATCATCGTAAACCAGATAATGTTGTGCTTCAGCATATTTATACCAGTTTACAAGCTCTACTTAGTAAGGCTGAGTTTGTTTTGCGTGATGCAGGTAATTCGGATAATAATAAGAAGATTTCCTATTTGCAATTACAAGAAAAATTCAATCAAAATTTTGCTGAGTTGTCTAGTAGTCTCGACCGATTATTAGATTTAGGTAACATCGCAATAGGTCATCTGACGGGTGAATTGCTTGTGGTTCCAATTGCCGAGAAAATCTTAGAAGAAACTTATGCAATTAGTTTAGAAGAGCAAATTAGAAAGTATGCTACAGATGAATTAATCAAGAAAATGTTTGCAGTTAGTAAAAGTTCTGAATATCCGGATAATTTGCGTACTGCAATGCAGGGAAGTGCGCTAGAATTGGTAAAATTGCTCAAGAGTGAACTAGAGCGATCGCAGTGGTTCGAGATTGACAGCCAAAATTTAGACCAATACTATGCTTTACCTTTGTTTACATTTATTAGTGGTGAAACTCTGAAAGCTTATTTTGCTAGCAAACCCGAAGAAGAAGAATCAACCGAATTTCGCAGCTTACTTTCTCGCTACGTTCACTCGCTTTATCCTGCCTATAATACCCTACCCATCGGACGCAGCTACGAAGAATTTCCTTTTCTCATTTTCCGTAGCTATAGTTTAGCCCAAATGAGGTCAAAAATATTTAGCGATCGCTACTTATTAAGCTCTAGCGAATTAAACGTAATTAACCTCATTTTAGCAAAAAATTGA